A stretch of the Odontesthes bonariensis isolate fOdoBon6 chromosome 5, fOdoBon6.hap1, whole genome shotgun sequence genome encodes the following:
- the calhm6 gene encoding calcium homeostasis modulator protein 6 produces the protein MEKFKTVLNIVNKQSNFGFGLVALLTAGGEQIFSSVAFRCPCNELNFFYGIVFLLVPALALLLLGFTLSMKTWKLITGLWHRRARRWRWKNLTGVCSALFQISAAALVAPCTWVAVALLNGNYYECAMTGTNLTAYNQHVCGKLVKGQCEKELSRFPCEKDSRDREDVLRILRAHSQILGWLLIASIMLSNLLLICIARCTSPISYLQLKFWRAYTQEENEIMDSYITTHAKQLAERNLKSFFNQAPPENIITPSNKDWEKISCLYKFSTKDHYYSTLHRHVERNQEPDNGMKMASVRSSASADNPAVLDFVDGGTVGL, from the exons ATGGAGAAGTTCAAGACGGTTCTGAACATTGTGAACAAACAGAGCAACTTCGGCTTTGGTTTGGTGGCTCTACTGACAGCAGGTGGAGAGCAGATCTTCTCCTCGGTGGCTTTCAGATGTCCCTGCAATGAGCTGAACTTCTTCTATGGCATAGTGTTCCTGCTGGTGCCGGCCCTGGCTCTGCTGCTCCTCGGTTTCACCCTCAGTATGAAGACGTGGAAGCTGATAACGGGTCTGTGGCACCGCAGGGCGCGGCGGTGGCGCTGGAAGAACCTGACGGGCGTCTGCTCGGCTCTGTTCCAGATCAGCGCCGCTGCGCTGGTGGCGCCATGCACCTGGGTCGCGGTGGCTCTGCTCAACGGGAACTATTATGAGTGCGCGATGACCGGTACCAATCTGACCGCGTACAACCAGCATGTGTGTGGAAAGCTCGTTAAGGGGCAGTGTGAGAAGGAGCTGTCCAGGTTCCCCTGTGAGAAAGACAGCCGGGATAGAGAAGATGTTCTGCGCATCCTGAGGGCGCACTCTCAG ATTCTGGGTTGGCTCCTCATCGCCTCCATCATGTTGTCCAACCTTCTGCTGATCTGCATCGCTCGGTGCACATCCCCCATTAGCTACCTGCAGCTCAAGTTCTGGAGGGCATACACTCAGGAGGAGAACGAAATTATGGACTCATACATCACCACACATGCCAAGCAGCTTGCTGAGAGGAACCTGAAGAGCTTTTTCAACCAGGCACCTCCTGAAAATATCATCACCCCTTCCAACAAGGACTGGGAGAAGATCTCCTGTCTTTACAAGTTTAGCACCAAGGACCACTACTACAGCACATTGCACCGCCATGTGGAGCGCAACCAGGAGCCAGATAATGGGATGAAGATGGCTTCGGTCAGGTCCAGTGCGTCAGCTGACAACCCTGCTGTTCTTGATTTTGTGGATGGTGGCACAGTGGGACTATAA